In a genomic window of Gossypium arboreum isolate Shixiya-1 chromosome 9, ASM2569848v2, whole genome shotgun sequence:
- the LOC128280456 gene encoding uncharacterized protein LOC128280456, protein MVHLVIHLPHEAILGGPVFYRWMYPIERFLSKLKSYCRNKRYPEGSIAEGYLAEECMTFCSRYLEDAETRLNRPSRNAGLNDNDLAETYLFQSYGEPIGKVEIVELDDISWIQAHRYVLLTTIQLNRCASKL, encoded by the exons atggtgcacttggtaatccatctccctcacgaagcaatccttggtggaccggttttttatcgatggatgtatcctatagaaag gttcctaagcaaattgaagtcatattgtcgcaataagcgttatccagaaggatcaattgctgaaggctacttggcagaagagtgcatgaccttctgttctagatatttagaagatgctgaaacacgattgaatagaccaagtagaaatgctgggctcaatgataatgacttggccgaaacttatttatttcaaagttatggagaaccaatcggcaaagttgaaattgtagaattagatgatatatcgtggatacaggcacatcgatatgtacttttaaCCACGATTCAATTAAACCGCTGTGcaagtaagttataa